Proteins encoded in a region of the Stieleria neptunia genome:
- a CDS encoding ArsR/SmtB family transcription factor, with translation MASKATEKKTSKPVGSVKAFGDAAECLKTLAHPVRLRIVQLLLHGRYNVGELAEDCEIPDNVASEHLRLLQRCGFLSSEREGRRVFYQIAEPHLEQLMACVEGRFLQPPAKRR, from the coding sequence ATGGCCAGCAAAGCAACTGAGAAAAAAACGTCCAAACCTGTCGGCAGTGTCAAAGCGTTCGGTGATGCCGCCGAATGTCTCAAGACGCTCGCCCATCCGGTCCGCTTGCGAATCGTCCAACTGTTGCTGCACGGTCGCTACAACGTCGGCGAGTTGGCCGAAGACTGCGAGATTCCCGATAACGTGGCGTCGGAGCACTTGCGGCTGCTGCAACGCTGTGGGTTTCTCTCCAGCGAGCGCGAAGGGCGGCGGGTGTTTTACCAGATCGCCGAACCCCATCTCGAACAATTGATGGCCTGTGTCGAAGGGCGGTTTCTGCAACCGCCCGCGAAACGACGTTAG
- a CDS encoding FAD-dependent oxidoreductase: protein MKIVIIGGVAGGASAAARARRLCDQAQIIVLERGRHPSFANCGMPYYVGGEIKSRDKLLVAPIDMLRQRHRLDVRTRSEVVALELADKRVRVQDLESGDEYTESYDKLILATGASPFRPPIEGIDGPRVLELRDLADADRMHEHATSGATHAVVVGAGFIGIEVAENLVRRGIRTTIVELGDQILPPWDREMMVPLEDHLRDQGVRLRLNESAQRFIDSPQGLKIELQSGESIHADFAAICVGVRPESKLAAEAGIACGMRGGIVVNDHMQTNVADVYAVGDVIEVTDFVTKKSAQIPLAGPANRQGRIAADHLFGRPSTYRGTQGTAVVGVFGNVAAMTGQSEKTLRREGLRFEKIYIHPSDHAGYYPGAEAMTLKLLFDPDSGAIFGAQCVGGRGVDKRIDVIAMAIQAGLTVEDLEESELCYAPQFGHAKDPINMAGFVAAGVLRGDQPIVHVDSLSDASGQPSFLLDVRSEAEFLAGHVPGATHIPIEQLRERLGEIPRDQKITAYCKVGQRGYLATRVLLQHGFDAANLSGGYTLWCRYQD, encoded by the coding sequence ATGAAGATTGTGATCATCGGCGGTGTCGCCGGAGGCGCCTCGGCGGCCGCTCGCGCGCGACGGCTATGCGATCAGGCCCAGATCATCGTGCTCGAGCGCGGGCGGCATCCCTCGTTCGCCAATTGCGGCATGCCCTACTACGTCGGCGGCGAAATCAAGTCGCGTGACAAGTTGTTGGTCGCGCCGATCGACATGCTGCGGCAACGCCATCGATTGGATGTTCGCACGCGATCCGAAGTCGTCGCGTTGGAGCTGGCCGACAAACGCGTGCGGGTCCAGGATCTCGAATCGGGCGACGAGTACACCGAGAGTTACGACAAGCTGATCCTGGCGACCGGCGCGTCCCCGTTTCGACCACCGATCGAAGGCATCGATGGCCCGCGCGTCTTGGAGCTGCGGGATTTGGCGGACGCCGATCGGATGCACGAGCACGCCACCTCGGGTGCGACGCACGCCGTCGTCGTCGGCGCGGGCTTCATCGGAATCGAAGTCGCTGAGAATCTGGTCCGCCGCGGCATCCGGACCACCATCGTGGAACTCGGTGACCAAATCCTGCCGCCTTGGGACAGGGAGATGATGGTTCCGCTGGAAGACCATCTGCGAGATCAGGGCGTCCGGTTGCGGCTCAACGAATCGGCGCAGCGGTTCATCGATTCGCCGCAGGGACTGAAGATCGAGTTGCAATCGGGAGAATCGATTCACGCCGATTTCGCGGCGATCTGTGTCGGCGTTCGCCCCGAGAGCAAGCTCGCCGCCGAAGCGGGGATCGCGTGTGGGATGCGTGGGGGCATCGTCGTCAACGATCACATGCAGACCAACGTTGCCGACGTCTACGCCGTCGGCGATGTCATCGAAGTGACGGATTTTGTGACCAAGAAATCCGCTCAGATTCCGCTTGCCGGTCCGGCGAATCGTCAAGGCCGAATCGCGGCCGATCATCTGTTCGGCCGTCCATCGACGTATCGCGGAACACAGGGCACCGCGGTCGTCGGCGTGTTCGGAAACGTCGCCGCGATGACCGGACAAAGTGAAAAGACGTTGCGACGCGAGGGATTGCGCTTTGAAAAGATCTACATTCACCCGTCGGATCACGCCGGATATTATCCCGGCGCCGAAGCGATGACGTTGAAGCTGTTGTTTGATCCCGACAGCGGTGCCATCTTCGGAGCCCAGTGCGTGGGGGGGCGTGGCGTGGACAAACGCATCGACGTCATCGCCATGGCGATCCAAGCCGGTCTGACGGTGGAAGACCTGGAAGAATCGGAACTCTGTTATGCGCCCCAATTCGGACACGCCAAAGACCCGATCAACATGGCCGGATTTGTCGCCGCCGGCGTGCTCCGCGGCGACCAACCGATCGTCCACGTCGACTCGCTCAGCGACGCGTCCGGCCAGCCTTCGTTCCTGTTGGACGTTCGCAGCGAAGCCGAGTTTCTCGCGGGGCACGTTCCCGGTGCGACCCACATTCCCATCGAACAACTGCGCGAACGCCTGGGCGAAATTCCCCGCGACCAAAAGATCACCGCCTACTGCAAGGTCGGCCAACGCGGCTATCTGGCGACCCGCGTCTTGCTGCAACACGGCTTCGATGCCGCCAACCTGAGCGGCGGATACACGCTGTGGTGTCGCTACCAAGACTGA
- a CDS encoding DsrE family protein produces MKRTTLLILTVALSLMIAEPLLAQGGSGQGKLVNAAPTYPTIKGHGSVVRLPQAAHQPRSGTKLLVDVTRGGDPGKLNAAIEKVAKYVNIYAGAGAEPAEVQIAVVFHGDATLTVLNSDAYATNFEVKSNPNLDLLHRLHESGVELYVCGQSLISKGSDPRDVAVFVDTAVSALTAVVNLQADGYAYLPLGN; encoded by the coding sequence ATGAAACGAACGACCCTACTGATCTTGACCGTTGCACTCTCGTTGATGATCGCCGAGCCCCTGTTGGCCCAGGGCGGTTCCGGTCAAGGAAAGCTCGTCAACGCGGCGCCAACCTATCCGACGATCAAGGGCCACGGTTCGGTGGTCCGATTGCCTCAAGCGGCACACCAGCCGCGTTCGGGGACCAAGTTGCTCGTCGACGTGACGCGTGGCGGAGATCCGGGCAAATTGAACGCGGCGATTGAAAAGGTGGCCAAGTACGTCAACATTTACGCCGGAGCCGGCGCGGAGCCGGCGGAGGTTCAAATCGCCGTCGTGTTCCATGGTGATGCGACGCTCACCGTACTCAACTCCGATGCCTACGCGACGAACTTCGAGGTGAAGTCGAATCCCAATTTGGATTTACTGCATCGGTTGCACGAATCGGGAGTCGAGCTGTACGTGTGCGGCCAATCGTTGATTTCCAAGGGATCCGATCCCCGGGACGTCGCGGTCTTCGTCGACACGGCCGTCTCCGCCTTGACCGCCGTCGTCAATCTCCAGGCCGACGGTTACGCCTATCTGCCGCTGGGAAACTGA
- the pckA gene encoding phosphoenolpyruvate carboxykinase (ATP) — translation MFDLSQYQIDVKNVFRNASPATLYEEALRYEKQATLSDTGALIAYSGDKTGRSPKDKRIVEHPESTDDVWWGSVNIGLHENAFCVNRERAIDYLNTRQRLYVLDAFAGWDPKYRIKVRVICARPYHALFMHNMLIRPTREELADFGDPDCVIINAGAFPANRYTTGMTSKTSVDLSLERREVVILGTQYAGEMKKAVFTLMNYLMPRSNVLPMHCSATSDTQTGTSSVLFGLSGTGKTTLSADPKRELIGDDEHCWTDDGVFNIEGGCYAKAIYLTRDAEPQIFDALRYGAVLENVVYDQADHHVDFDNASITENTRGAYPIEYIPNAKIPCTAEHPTDVIFLTCDAFGVLPPVSKLTPEQAEYHFISGYTAKVAGTEVGVTEPEATFSPCFGGPFLVWHPGKYAELLSKRITQHKANVWLINTGWSGGAYGEGSRMKLSYTRAILDAIHSGGLKTAATEKEPCFGLEVVTKCPGVPDEMLLPRNTWSDPAAYDATAAKLAELFHKNFVTYADGVSPAVRAAGPLLHQTAVG, via the coding sequence ATGTTTGATCTATCTCAATATCAAATCGATGTTAAAAATGTGTTCCGAAACGCTTCTCCCGCGACGCTCTACGAGGAGGCCCTGCGGTACGAGAAACAGGCAACGCTGTCGGACACCGGTGCACTGATTGCTTACTCGGGTGACAAAACCGGCCGCTCGCCCAAGGACAAACGGATCGTCGAGCATCCCGAGTCGACCGATGACGTTTGGTGGGGCAGCGTCAACATCGGTCTGCACGAGAACGCCTTTTGCGTCAACCGAGAACGCGCGATCGACTATCTCAACACGCGCCAGCGGCTCTACGTGCTCGATGCCTTTGCCGGCTGGGATCCCAAGTATCGCATCAAAGTCCGCGTGATCTGTGCGCGGCCGTACCACGCGTTGTTCATGCACAACATGCTGATCCGGCCGACGCGTGAAGAGCTTGCCGATTTCGGCGATCCCGATTGCGTGATCATCAATGCCGGTGCCTTTCCGGCCAACCGCTACACCACCGGCATGACCTCCAAAACCAGCGTGGACCTGAGCCTGGAACGGCGTGAAGTCGTGATCCTTGGCACCCAGTACGCCGGCGAGATGAAGAAAGCCGTGTTCACGCTGATGAATTACTTGATGCCGCGGAGCAACGTGCTGCCGATGCACTGCTCGGCAACGTCCGATACCCAGACCGGAACGTCCTCGGTCCTGTTCGGGCTCTCGGGCACCGGAAAGACGACGCTGTCGGCGGACCCCAAACGGGAGCTGATCGGCGACGACGAACACTGCTGGACCGATGACGGCGTGTTCAACATCGAAGGCGGCTGTTATGCCAAGGCGATTTATCTGACCCGCGACGCCGAACCCCAGATCTTCGATGCACTGCGGTACGGTGCCGTGCTGGAAAACGTGGTCTACGACCAGGCCGATCACCATGTCGATTTCGACAACGCCAGCATCACCGAAAACACGCGTGGGGCCTATCCGATCGAGTACATCCCCAACGCGAAAATCCCTTGCACCGCGGAGCATCCGACCGATGTGATTTTCCTGACCTGCGACGCCTTCGGCGTCCTGCCGCCGGTCAGCAAGTTGACCCCGGAACAGGCCGAGTACCATTTCATCAGCGGTTACACCGCCAAGGTGGCCGGGACCGAAGTCGGCGTCACCGAACCCGAAGCGACGTTTTCACCCTGCTTCGGAGGCCCGTTCCTGGTCTGGCATCCGGGCAAGTACGCGGAATTGCTGTCCAAACGCATCACGCAACACAAGGCCAACGTGTGGCTGATCAATACCGGTTGGAGCGGTGGTGCGTACGGCGAAGGCAGCCGAATGAAGCTGTCTTACACCCGCGCGATCTTGGACGCGATTCATTCCGGCGGTCTTAAAACGGCTGCGACAGAGAAAGAGCCCTGCTTCGGATTGGAGGTTGTGACGAAGTGCCCGGGCGTGCCCGATGAAATGCTGCTGCCACGCAACACGTGGAGCGATCCGGCCGCCTACGACGCAACCGCGGCAAAGCTGGCCGAGCTGTTCCACAAAAATTTCGTGACCTACGCCGATGGCGTCAGCCCCGCCGTTCGCGCCGCCGGTCCGTTGCTCCACCAAACGGCCGTCGGCTGA
- a CDS encoding sulfotransferase, which translates to MRPKTVLLVAGSAGFSTRDVWEGYREGLAQCGVQVIPYATFSMLRVLSPEAVGNDIVGKAHDVRNGVDAVVFVDGMHFCGERSWVPLTLRRSNLLTAVIKTDDPYCPIRDAHQLYDLVCTNERSQKPDEEAYLPTATLDPPERSGLIGKETESDLVFVGTLFEDRVPMMLRLAEHCARRGLTFRMAGNVPVDASKFKRLSSVDFSSGTVRPDAKWRLYAASKLVVNLFRAADHAISPSPRVFEVTALGGPALLTGPRRDEVTDIFGDSVYHFDDADEMCDQVDAAINDSVERKRRVAEAKTITDAMHLYRHRSEDLLRLLGRAAAQKTRLRVTADATVDADAAAEERLAWVIGCGRTGSTWLCEMLDALPRIRGWHEPYFGRLVQHLAQRPSERKRPGAFFFDGNGKAGLQAVRGAFYQVARDRYPGFGKETLVVKEVNTPELFAMIEELFPLSRLIFLVRDPFDILDSYLDMRQPDSWNRSSGERMPSDPRQLALHVASALRNAGEAFDGFENSQKLLVRYESMVRDTTAELSRVCSFLNADQPTEQLDRVVDRFRFDRHTDTGPGAFRRHGRPGIWRQSPHFTDPIRAIADSVLGQWRQRFGYTESESS; encoded by the coding sequence ATGCGTCCCAAGACGGTTTTACTGGTCGCCGGTTCGGCCGGATTCTCCACACGTGACGTCTGGGAAGGCTATCGGGAAGGCCTGGCCCAGTGCGGCGTTCAGGTGATCCCCTATGCGACCTTTTCGATGCTTCGCGTGCTCAGCCCCGAAGCGGTCGGCAACGACATCGTGGGCAAGGCTCATGATGTCCGCAACGGAGTCGACGCGGTGGTGTTTGTCGACGGGATGCATTTCTGTGGCGAGCGATCCTGGGTTCCGTTGACCCTGCGCAGGTCGAACCTCTTGACCGCGGTGATCAAGACCGACGATCCCTATTGTCCGATCCGCGACGCCCATCAACTGTATGATCTGGTTTGCACGAACGAGCGAAGCCAAAAGCCGGACGAGGAAGCCTACTTGCCGACGGCCACACTCGATCCGCCGGAACGGTCCGGATTGATCGGCAAGGAGACCGAATCCGATCTCGTCTTCGTCGGAACGTTGTTCGAAGATCGTGTCCCGATGATGCTCCGGCTCGCCGAACACTGCGCCCGCCGCGGATTGACGTTTCGCATGGCCGGCAACGTGCCCGTCGATGCGTCGAAGTTCAAACGTCTGTCGTCGGTCGATTTCTCTTCCGGCACGGTTCGGCCCGATGCGAAATGGAGGTTGTACGCCGCAAGCAAATTGGTGGTGAACCTGTTTCGCGCCGCCGACCACGCGATCTCGCCCAGCCCACGTGTGTTTGAAGTCACCGCGCTGGGCGGGCCGGCGTTGTTGACCGGACCGCGTCGCGACGAAGTGACCGATATTTTTGGCGACTCGGTTTACCACTTTGACGATGCCGACGAAATGTGCGACCAGGTCGATGCGGCCATCAACGACAGCGTGGAACGCAAGCGGCGTGTCGCCGAGGCGAAGACGATCACCGACGCGATGCACTTGTACCGCCACCGGAGCGAAGATCTGTTGAGGCTGTTGGGGCGGGCGGCGGCCCAAAAGACACGTCTTCGCGTGACCGCCGACGCAACCGTCGATGCGGACGCGGCGGCCGAAGAGCGTTTGGCCTGGGTGATCGGATGCGGCAGGACCGGGTCGACGTGGCTTTGCGAGATGCTAGACGCGTTGCCCCGGATCCGAGGTTGGCATGAACCGTACTTCGGGCGTTTGGTTCAGCATCTGGCACAGCGGCCGTCCGAAAGAAAACGCCCCGGCGCGTTCTTTTTTGACGGCAACGGGAAAGCGGGATTGCAGGCCGTCCGTGGCGCGTTCTATCAGGTCGCCCGCGACCGGTATCCTGGTTTCGGCAAAGAGACCTTGGTGGTCAAGGAAGTCAACACGCCTGAATTGTTCGCGATGATTGAAGAGCTGTTTCCGCTCAGCCGTCTGATTTTTCTGGTGCGCGATCCGTTTGATATTCTGGATTCTTATCTCGACATGCGGCAACCCGACAGCTGGAACCGCTCTTCGGGCGAACGCATGCCCAGTGATCCCCGGCAACTGGCCCTGCATGTTGCCAGTGCGTTAAGGAACGCGGGCGAGGCGTTTGACGGATTTGAGAACAGCCAGAAATTGCTCGTTCGGTATGAATCCATGGTTCGCGACACGACGGCGGAACTGAGCAGGGTCTGTTCGTTTTTGAATGCGGATCAGCCGACCGAGCAGCTCGATCGAGTGGTCGACCGATTTCGATTTGACCGGCACACGGACACCGGTCCCGGCGCATTTCGACGCCACGGTCGGCCGGGGATCTGGCGTCAGTCACCCCATTTTACGGACCCGATTCGCGCAATCGCAGACTCCGTCTTGGGCCAGTGGCGGCAACGATTCGGATACACTGAATCGGAATCAAGCTGA